The following proteins come from a genomic window of Ferrovibrio sp. MS7:
- a CDS encoding SPOR domain-containing protein produces the protein MSFPECQAWGQMDQASPKGRGNGIIAAMKDSSRRNPATLPLLVPAALVLGLLAGCDTPQEQVQGQVQGQGQGQGQQRPQPLHPSTWTLTKPQPATAPRVAEPYPIQPRSYPEQTNTTPVGWVSPEERAAQEKAAEERRAAERKAAEERAAQAAAAPPPQPARNTRSSQQGGTRTAAASPAPNASAGSRQKPPSAQGQASGQAAATKPAESMTAAATPNPYAGRWHAHLASHRSEEAAINDWQARLKANPQVYAELEPAILWVDLPNRGSYARLVAGNYASKAEADAACAKITGPGRYCTAVVE, from the coding sequence ATGTCGTTTCCCGAGTGTCAGGCCTGGGGCCAGATGGATCAAGCCTCGCCAAAGGGCAGGGGCAATGGCATCATCGCCGCCATGAAGGATTCGTCCCGCCGCAACCCTGCTACCCTGCCGCTCCTGGTGCCCGCTGCCCTGGTTCTCGGCTTGCTGGCTGGCTGCGACACGCCCCAGGAGCAGGTTCAGGGCCAGGTTCAGGGCCAGGGCCAGGGCCAGGGCCAGCAACGGCCACAACCGCTACACCCTTCTACCTGGACATTGACCAAGCCACAGCCTGCGACGGCCCCACGGGTGGCGGAGCCTTACCCGATCCAGCCCCGCAGCTACCCGGAGCAGACCAACACCACGCCGGTTGGCTGGGTGTCGCCCGAGGAACGTGCTGCCCAGGAGAAGGCGGCTGAGGAACGCCGTGCCGCCGAGCGCAAGGCGGCCGAAGAACGCGCGGCCCAGGCCGCCGCCGCACCGCCGCCACAGCCGGCCCGCAACACCCGTAGCAGCCAGCAGGGCGGCACCCGTACCGCCGCGGCCAGCCCGGCACCGAATGCCTCGGCGGGATCGCGCCAGAAGCCACCCAGTGCCCAGGGCCAGGCATCGGGCCAGGCAGCCGCCACCAAGCCGGCGGAGTCCATGACCGCCGCGGCGACTCCCAATCCCTATGCCGGGCGCTGGCATGCCCATCTCGCCTCGCATCGCAGCGAGGAAGCGGCGATCAATGACTGGCAGGCCCGGCTCAAGGCGAATCCCCAGGTCTATGCCGAGCTTGAGCCGGCGATCCTCTGGGTCGACCTGCCGAACCGTGGCTCCTATGCCCGCCTGGTCGCCGGCAACTATGCCAGCAAGGCAGAAGCCGACGCCGCCTGCGCCAAGATCACCGGCCCGGGGCGCTACTGCACGGCAGTGGTCGAGTAA
- a CDS encoding type III PLP-dependent enzyme produces the protein MTPKIQKFLADCQDTEPFLVVDVDVVEHNYRTLRRLLPLAKVFYATKANPAEEIVRRLADLGSSFDVASTGEIELCLSQGVTADRISYGSTIKKRSDIAVAFNKGVRLYAFDSEAELLKLADVAPGSRVFCRVLMECEGAEWPLSRKFGCSPRMAADLLVQARRLGLEPYGISFHVGSQQTDLGQWDKAVAQVAQMFTILQEADVELRMINLGGGFPARYRSDVPMLEAYAKAISDAMTKHFGNKLPEMIVEPGRGLVGDAGVIQAEVVLISRKDYDEDRRWVYLDIGKFSGLAETMDEAIKYRLVTPRDGGPTGPVSIAGPTCDSADILYEKADYQMPLDLQVGDKVQILSTGAYTTTYSSVGFNGFPPLKSYCI, from the coding sequence ATCACCCCGAAAATTCAGAAGTTCCTCGCCGATTGCCAGGACACCGAGCCGTTCCTCGTGGTCGATGTCGATGTGGTTGAGCACAACTACCGCACGCTGCGCCGTTTGCTGCCGCTGGCCAAGGTGTTCTATGCCACCAAGGCGAACCCGGCTGAGGAAATCGTGCGCCGCCTGGCCGATCTCGGCTCCAGCTTCGATGTCGCCTCCACCGGCGAGATTGAGCTGTGCCTGAGCCAGGGCGTGACCGCCGACCGCATTTCCTACGGCTCGACCATCAAGAAGCGCAGCGATATCGCCGTGGCCTTCAACAAGGGCGTGCGCCTCTATGCCTTCGACTCCGAAGCCGAGCTGCTGAAGCTGGCTGACGTAGCGCCGGGCTCGCGCGTGTTCTGCCGCGTGCTGATGGAGTGCGAGGGCGCCGAATGGCCGCTGTCGCGCAAGTTCGGCTGCTCGCCGCGCATGGCTGCGGACCTGCTGGTACAGGCGCGCCGTCTGGGCCTGGAGCCCTACGGCATCTCCTTCCATGTCGGCTCGCAGCAGACCGATCTCGGCCAGTGGGACAAGGCTGTGGCCCAGGTGGCGCAGATGTTCACCATCCTGCAGGAAGCGGATGTGGAGCTGCGCATGATCAACCTGGGCGGCGGCTTCCCGGCCCGCTATCGCTCGGATGTGCCGATGCTGGAAGCCTATGCCAAGGCGATCTCGGACGCGATGACGAAGCATTTCGGCAACAAGCTGCCGGAAATGATCGTCGAGCCGGGCCGTGGTCTGGTTGGCGATGCCGGCGTGATCCAGGCCGAGGTGGTGCTGATCTCGCGCAAGGACTATGACGAGGACCGCCGCTGGGTCTATCTCGACATCGGCAAGTTCTCCGGCCTGGCCGAGACCATGGACGAGGCGATCAAGTACCGCCTGGTGACGCCGCGTGACGGCGGCCCCACCGGTCCGGTCTCGATCGCGGGTCCGACCTGCGATAGCGCCGACATCCTGTATGAGAAGGCTGACTACCAGATGCCGCTCGACCTCCAGGTCGGCGACAAGGTGCAGATCCTCTCGACCGGCGCCTACACCACCACCTACTCCTCGGTGGGCTTCAACGGCTTCCCGCCGCTGAAGAGCTACTGCATCTAA
- the mtnA gene encoding S-methyl-5-thioribose-1-phosphate isomerase: MKVNGVAYRTIWVNDDGWSVGIIDQTGQPHRFVTTSLSTMEEAAHAIKAMIVRGAPLIGATGAYGLALAMRHDPSDAALAKAYEVLVETRPTAINLRWALDRVRKVLEPLVPKERAAAAYKLAAEICDEDVEVCSSIGNYGLGLIQAMHAETGRSRPVNILTHCNAGWLACVDWGTALAPIYKAHDAGIPVHVWVDETRPRNQGASLTAWELASHGVPHTLIVDNAGGHLMQHGMVDFCIVGTDRTTRRGDVCNKIGTYLKALAAKDNGVPFYVALPSSTIDWTIADGVREIPIEERAESEVTVMSGKTAAGEIVSVRVAPDATRAANYGFDVTPARLVTGLITERGICPASEAGLVSLFPEHAL, translated from the coding sequence ATGAAGGTCAACGGCGTAGCCTACCGCACGATTTGGGTCAATGACGACGGCTGGTCGGTCGGCATCATCGACCAGACCGGGCAGCCGCATCGGTTCGTCACCACCAGCCTCAGCACCATGGAAGAGGCGGCGCATGCCATCAAGGCGATGATCGTGCGCGGCGCGCCGCTGATCGGCGCCACCGGCGCCTATGGCTTGGCGCTGGCGATGCGCCATGATCCCTCCGATGCGGCGCTGGCCAAGGCCTATGAGGTGCTGGTCGAGACCCGCCCGACGGCGATCAACCTGCGCTGGGCGCTGGACCGGGTGCGCAAGGTGCTGGAGCCGCTGGTGCCGAAGGAGCGTGCCGCCGCCGCCTACAAGCTTGCTGCCGAGATCTGCGATGAGGATGTGGAGGTCTGCTCCAGCATCGGCAATTACGGCCTTGGCCTGATCCAGGCGATGCATGCCGAGACCGGCCGCTCGCGCCCGGTGAATATCCTCACCCATTGCAATGCCGGCTGGCTCGCCTGCGTCGACTGGGGCACCGCGCTGGCACCGATCTACAAGGCGCATGATGCCGGCATTCCGGTGCATGTCTGGGTCGACGAGACCCGGCCGCGCAATCAGGGCGCCTCGCTCACCGCCTGGGAACTGGCCAGCCATGGCGTGCCGCATACGCTGATCGTCGACAATGCCGGCGGCCACCTGATGCAGCATGGCATGGTGGATTTCTGTATCGTCGGCACCGACCGCACCACGCGGCGCGGCGATGTCTGCAACAAGATCGGCACCTACCTGAAGGCCCTGGCGGCGAAGGATAACGGCGTGCCGTTCTATGTCGCGCTGCCGAGTTCCACCATCGACTGGACGATTGCCGACGGCGTGCGCGAGATTCCCATTGAGGAGCGTGCCGAGAGCGAAGTGACCGTGATGAGCGGCAAGACCGCTGCCGGCGAGATCGTTTCGGTGCGTGTTGCGCCGGATGCCACCCGCGCCGCCAATTATGGTTTCGACGTCACCCCGGCCCGTCTCGTCACCGGCCTGATTACCGAGCGCGGCATCTGCCCGGCCTCCGAGGCCGGCTTGGTCTCGCTCTTTCCCGAACACGCCCTTTAA
- a CDS encoding biotin/lipoyl-binding carrier protein, producing MPSVDIKAEVTGKVWKIETQPGDSIGAGDVVMILESMKMEIPVEAPKAGKLAALLVAEGDSVKEGQALARLEV from the coding sequence ATGCCCAGCGTCGATATCAAGGCGGAAGTCACCGGCAAGGTGTGGAAGATCGAAACCCAGCCGGGCGACAGCATCGGCGCCGGCGACGTGGTGATGATCCTGGAATCGATGAAAATGGAAATCCCGGTCGAGGCGCCGAAGGCCGGCAAGCTTGCCGCCCTGCTCGTCGCCGAGGGCGACAGCGTCAAGGAAGGCCAGGCGCTGGCGCGGCTCGAGGTTTAA
- a CDS encoding MFS transporter yields the protein MLGVIFLSVVVDLIGFGIVLPLLPFYAISFGATPATVALLAAVFSIAQFLTAPLLGALTDRVGRRPVFLACLVVSCCAYIGLAFADSLVAIFLARIFAGIGAGKIGIAQAIIADSTTPETRAKGMGMVGAAFGIGMILGPVLGGLLTGPDPLNPNYHLPAFAAAAASLAAFGFALWRLPETRQPGSGTLPPASRNPLKHLDKINRIALGLILVQFSINFVFAQIEVLFPLFARARFDWHAFEVGIAFACIGCIVLAMQGGLIGPLSRRFGENNLLRIGILGLSFGTLLVVWVVNVPMLALSVLFTASSFAMINPSLASLISRAADPEHQGLTMGAAQSFAALGRVLGPLLGGYLFETVSLEAPYIAGGVLLLLTLVVFYRPIKGNAG from the coding sequence ATGCTGGGCGTAATTTTCCTTTCGGTGGTGGTCGATCTGATCGGCTTCGGCATCGTGCTGCCGCTGCTGCCCTTCTACGCCATCAGTTTCGGCGCCACGCCGGCCACCGTGGCGCTGCTTGCCGCCGTGTTCTCCATTGCCCAGTTCCTTACCGCGCCACTGCTCGGTGCCCTGACCGACCGGGTTGGCCGGCGACCGGTCTTTCTCGCCTGCCTGGTGGTATCCTGCTGCGCCTATATCGGCCTGGCTTTCGCCGACAGCCTGGTCGCCATCTTCCTGGCCCGCATCTTCGCCGGTATCGGTGCCGGCAAGATCGGCATCGCCCAGGCGATCATCGCCGACAGCACCACGCCGGAAACCCGCGCCAAGGGCATGGGCATGGTTGGTGCGGCTTTCGGCATCGGCATGATCCTGGGGCCGGTGCTGGGCGGCCTGCTGACCGGGCCAGACCCGCTCAATCCGAATTATCACCTGCCGGCTTTCGCCGCCGCCGCGGCCTCCCTCGCCGCCTTTGGCTTTGCGCTGTGGCGCCTGCCGGAAACCCGGCAGCCCGGCAGCGGAACCCTGCCGCCGGCCAGCCGCAACCCGCTCAAGCATCTCGATAAGATCAACCGCATCGCGCTGGGTCTGATCCTGGTGCAGTTTTCGATCAATTTCGTGTTCGCGCAGATCGAAGTGCTATTCCCGCTTTTCGCCCGCGCCCGTTTCGATTGGCATGCCTTCGAGGTCGGCATCGCCTTCGCCTGCATCGGCTGTATCGTGCTGGCGATGCAGGGCGGCCTGATCGGACCATTGAGTCGCCGCTTTGGCGAGAACAACCTGCTGCGCATCGGGATCCTGGGGCTGAGCTTCGGCACGCTGCTGGTGGTGTGGGTGGTGAATGTGCCTATGCTGGCGCTGAGCGTGCTGTTCACCGCCTCCAGTTTCGCCATGATCAATCCCAGCCTCGCCAGCCTGATCAGCCGCGCCGCCGATCCGGAGCACCAGGGCCTCACCATGGGTGCGGCACAGAGTTTCGCGGCACTCGGCCGCGTGCTCGGGCCTTTGCTGGGTGGTTACCTGTTTGAAACCGTGAGTCTCGAGGCACCATATATTGCCGGCGGCGTGTTGCTGCTGTTGACCCTGGTGGTATTCTATCGACCGATCAAGGGAAACGCCGGGTAA
- a CDS encoding NADPH:quinone oxidoreductase family protein, giving the protein MYTVLECVQLGQPEQALAFATRPHGPLPPGHVRVAVRAAGINFPDLLMLAGEYQYKPSLPFVPGFEAAGTIIEMAPDVSGWRLGQAVLANCRTGAFAEELVVPDTSLLPKPEHYTFEQGAAFPVCASTAWAALVARGDLRSNERLLVLGAGGGTGLAAVALGHQLGARVIAIASTEEKRRAARQAGADYVLDASKPDWPMEVMNLTDQHGADVVFDPVGGDAFHAAWKTVAPNGRYLVIGFASGDRPSLAANRLLLRGASLIGVRAGEQLRRNPALEPLQRQSLAAWLASGKGRPLVSEIHPFNRAARAIVRLGERQVVGKLVLRIP; this is encoded by the coding sequence GTGTACACAGTTCTCGAATGCGTGCAGTTGGGCCAGCCTGAGCAGGCCCTTGCATTCGCCACGCGGCCGCACGGGCCATTGCCGCCGGGCCATGTGCGCGTGGCAGTGCGCGCCGCCGGCATCAATTTCCCCGACCTGCTGATGCTGGCTGGCGAATACCAGTACAAGCCGAGCCTGCCCTTCGTTCCGGGTTTTGAGGCCGCTGGCACCATCATCGAGATGGCACCGGACGTGAGCGGCTGGCGGCTCGGCCAGGCGGTGCTGGCGAATTGCCGTACCGGCGCCTTCGCCGAGGAACTGGTTGTTCCCGATACCAGCCTGCTGCCGAAACCGGAACACTATACCTTCGAGCAGGGCGCTGCCTTTCCGGTCTGCGCCAGCACCGCCTGGGCTGCCCTGGTGGCGCGCGGCGATCTGCGCAGCAACGAACGATTGCTGGTGCTCGGCGCCGGCGGGGGCACCGGCCTTGCGGCAGTGGCGCTGGGGCATCAGCTTGGCGCACGGGTGATTGCCATTGCCTCCACCGAGGAAAAGCGCCGCGCCGCGCGGCAGGCCGGCGCCGATTATGTGCTGGATGCCAGCAAGCCCGACTGGCCAATGGAGGTGATGAATCTCACCGACCAGCACGGCGCCGATGTGGTGTTCGATCCGGTGGGCGGCGATGCCTTCCATGCGGCATGGAAAACCGTGGCGCCGAATGGCCGCTACCTGGTGATCGGCTTCGCTTCCGGCGACCGCCCGAGCCTGGCCGCCAACCGCCTGCTGCTGCGCGGCGCCTCGCTGATCGGCGTGCGTGCCGGTGAACAATTGCGCCGTAATCCGGCGCTGGAACCGCTGCAGCGCCAGAGCCTCGCGGCCTGGCTAGCCAGCGGCAAGGGGCGTCCGCTGGTGAGCGAAATCCACCCCTTCAATCGTGCTGCCCGCGCCATTGTCCGCCTGGGCGAACGCCAGGTTGTCGGCAAGCTGGTCCTGCGCATCCCCTGA
- the upp gene encoding uracil phosphoribosyltransferase, with product MSNVHVIDHPLVQHKLTLLRRKEVSTAEFRGLVREVSLLMAYEVLRDLPTELVSIETPLEQMQAPLLLGKKLCFVSILRAGNGILDGMLDLVPSARVGHVGLYRDPATLVPVEYYLKLPDDVSQRLVVVVDPMLATGHSAAAAVSRLKQAGATQIKFVCLLTVPEGLRVFHDSHPDVPVYTAAVDRQLDDHGYIRPGLGDAGDRLYGTK from the coding sequence ATGTCGAACGTGCATGTGATCGATCACCCTCTGGTGCAGCACAAGCTGACACTGCTGCGCCGCAAGGAAGTGTCGACCGCCGAATTCCGTGGCCTAGTGCGCGAGGTCAGCCTGCTGATGGCCTATGAGGTGCTGCGCGACCTGCCGACCGAGCTGGTGAGCATTGAGACGCCGCTGGAGCAGATGCAGGCGCCGCTGCTGTTGGGCAAGAAGCTCTGCTTCGTCTCCATCCTGCGCGCTGGCAACGGCATTCTGGATGGCATGCTCGATCTGGTGCCTTCTGCCCGCGTCGGGCATGTCGGGCTCTACCGCGATCCCGCTACCCTGGTGCCGGTGGAGTATTACCTCAAGCTGCCCGACGATGTGAGCCAGCGCCTTGTCGTGGTGGTGGATCCGATGCTGGCCACCGGCCATTCCGCAGCGGCAGCAGTGTCCCGCCTGAAGCAGGCTGGTGCCACGCAGATCAAGTTTGTCTGCCTGCTCACCGTGCCGGAAGGCCTGCGCGTGTTCCATGACAGCCACCCGGACGTGCCGGTCTATACCGCCGCCGTGGACCGCCAGCTCGACGACCATGGCTATATCCGTCCCGGTCTCGGCGATGCCGGCGACCGGCTTTACGGCACCAAATAG
- a CDS encoding URC4/urg3 family protein, with product MSELLDWLLSPVAIRARAEQLYAHVAAGKSAYFTLDAGRLEAAADYVAEVIRANYPSLKIPYHARWRHFGDRWDKLAPRFQGIHPDELARIRFDLAVVSVLLDAGAGAAWKYEEPGTGQMLARSEGLAVASLHAFQKGVFSRLPEALPCRADAEGLERIATEDIAQAFQVTADNPLDGLEGRTKLLRDLGAALRKSPDYFGRADEVPRIGFLFDHLKAQARDGVLPADAILKALLRGLGPVWPGRIEFEGVNLGDCWRHAAATAPDASNGLVPFHKLSQWLAYSLVEPLEEAGIRVADLDALTGLPEYRNGGLFLDLGVLRLKDPALAAERLPPAHEAVVEWRALTVALLDRLADPLRRRLGKTRAELPLASLLEGGTWAAGRRIAAERRPGGPPPLNIISDGTVF from the coding sequence ATGAGTGAGTTGCTTGACTGGCTGCTCAGCCCGGTGGCGATCCGTGCCCGCGCCGAGCAGCTCTATGCCCATGTTGCTGCCGGCAAGTCGGCGTATTTCACGCTCGACGCCGGCCGGCTGGAAGCTGCGGCGGATTACGTCGCAGAGGTCATCCGCGCGAATTACCCCTCCTTGAAGATTCCCTATCACGCCCGCTGGCGCCATTTCGGCGACCGCTGGGACAAGCTGGCGCCCCGTTTCCAGGGCATCCACCCGGATGAACTGGCGCGCATCCGTTTCGATCTCGCCGTGGTGTCGGTGCTGCTCGATGCCGGCGCGGGCGCGGCATGGAAATACGAGGAGCCGGGTACGGGCCAGATGCTGGCGCGTTCGGAAGGCTTGGCGGTGGCCAGCTTGCATGCCTTCCAGAAGGGTGTGTTCTCGCGCCTGCCGGAAGCCTTGCCCTGCCGCGCCGATGCCGAAGGCCTGGAGCGTATCGCCACGGAGGATATCGCCCAGGCATTCCAGGTGACGGCGGATAATCCGCTCGATGGCCTGGAAGGGCGCACCAAGCTGCTGCGCGATCTTGGCGCAGCATTACGCAAGAGCCCGGATTACTTCGGCCGTGCCGATGAGGTGCCGCGCATCGGTTTCCTGTTCGATCACCTGAAGGCGCAGGCGCGCGATGGCGTGCTGCCGGCGGATGCCATCCTCAAGGCGTTGCTGCGCGGCCTTGGCCCAGTCTGGCCGGGGCGGATCGAGTTCGAGGGCGTCAATCTCGGCGATTGCTGGCGCCATGCGGCGGCCACCGCGCCGGATGCCAGCAATGGCCTGGTGCCGTTCCACAAGCTGTCGCAGTGGCTGGCCTATTCGCTGGTCGAACCGCTGGAGGAGGCGGGTATCCGCGTCGCTGATCTGGATGCGCTGACCGGCCTGCCGGAATACCGCAATGGCGGCCTGTTCCTCGATCTTGGCGTGTTGCGCCTGAAGGATCCGGCCCTGGCCGCCGAGCGGCTGCCGCCAGCCCATGAGGCTGTCGTGGAATGGCGTGCCCTGACGGTGGCGTTGCTGGACCGCCTGGCCGATCCGCTACGCCGCCGCTTGGGCAAAACCCGAGCCGAGCTGCCGCTGGCCAGCCTGCTCGAAGGCGGCACCTGGGCCGCGGGACGGCGCATCGCCGCCGAGCGCCGGCCTGGCGGGCCGCCACCACTCAACATCATCAGCGATGGCACGGTTTTCTAA
- a CDS encoding FecR domain-containing protein, protein MAFLYRRLVRIGLTLAVATAAGLAAPAFAASPDSLSAEPLAIAASPVPRVVGHDQRRNVSVVLGQRLAAGPGSGIAVRLADGTNVVIGPNSAISVDEYAPDRIVLRLERGSFHVDSANPGLVYVVLPSGSVSIRAAAVAGRVTPDVTDVVMLSPGRAEVTGFGGRSVRLDRQGLATRIQGLGSPSSPAMLPAERLKDFAGIVSQVASR, encoded by the coding sequence ATGGCCTTCCTCTATCGCCGCCTCGTCCGTATCGGACTCACTCTTGCCGTTGCCACCGCTGCCGGTCTTGCCGCGCCGGCTTTTGCCGCCTCGCCGGACAGCCTGTCCGCCGAGCCTCTGGCGATTGCCGCCAGCCCGGTGCCGCGCGTGGTGGGCCATGACCAGCGCCGCAATGTCTCCGTGGTACTCGGCCAGCGGCTCGCTGCTGGACCCGGCTCCGGCATCGCCGTGCGGCTTGCCGATGGCACCAATGTGGTGATTGGTCCGAACAGCGCCATCAGCGTCGACGAATATGCCCCCGATCGCATCGTGCTGCGGCTAGAGCGGGGCAGCTTCCATGTCGATTCCGCTAACCCTGGCCTGGTGTATGTGGTGCTGCCCTCGGGCAGTGTCAGCATTCGTGCTGCGGCGGTTGCAGGCCGCGTCACGCCGGATGTAACGGACGTGGTGATGCTGAGCCCTGGCCGCGCCGAGGTCACCGGCTTCGGTGGCCGCAGCGTGCGGCTCGACCGCCAGGGCCTCGCCACGCGGATTCAGGGCCTTGGCAGCCCGAGCAGCCCGGCGATGCTGCCGGCGGAGCGGCTGAAGGACTTTGCCGGCATCGTCTCCCAGGTTGCCTCGCGCTGA
- a CDS encoding bifunctional aldolase/short-chain dehydrogenase has protein sequence MKNLWSDRDAKAAIKHYALQGVNEDLAIRTYTTRLLGGVPALVQHGGGNTSVKTKMRDILGNPVDVLCVKGSGWDMAVIEPPGLPAVRLKPLQALIDLKALTDEDMVNVQRCNLLDSTSPNPSVETLFHAFLPHKFIDHTHADAVLALTDQPDGIEQAKKLYGKRIAVVEYEMPGFGLAKKAAEAFRKQPDAEGLVLVKHGIFTWGETAKQAYDRMIEYVSMAEARLAKGKKTVFVQAKQPKKIAAPEDVMPILRGLLALPVNPDDGQYARWVFDRRQSPEIDAFVNGKDVARYSQAGTVTPDHVIRTKPWPVILPAPEAGKLDVFAAEAKKAVDGYIAKYKAYFERNNAVAQPKKIMLDPMPRALLVPGLGLIGVGKSRKDASIAADIAQTAVAVITRAEAIGKFTSISERDIFDVEYWSLEQAKLGKGGEKPLARQVVVVTGGAGAIGAATAKAFASEGAEVAVLDLDGAKAAEIAKKLGGIGLACDVTKEADVRAAFAKVAAHFGGVDIVVSNAGNAWGGKIGEVSDALLRQSFDLNFFSHQYVAQAAVAIMLKQKTGGCLLFNASKQAVNPGPDFGPYGLPKAATLFLSRQYALDYGAAGIRSSAVNADRIRSGLLTDEMVAKRSKARGVSEKDYMSGNLLGREVKAADVAQAFVQLAVAQKTTGGVAVVDGGNIAAALR, from the coding sequence ATGAAGAATCTCTGGTCCGACCGCGACGCCAAGGCCGCCATCAAGCATTACGCCCTGCAGGGCGTGAATGAGGATCTGGCCATACGCACCTACACCACGCGGCTGCTCGGCGGCGTGCCCGCCCTGGTGCAGCATGGCGGTGGCAATACCTCGGTGAAGACCAAGATGCGCGACATCCTGGGCAATCCGGTGGACGTGCTGTGCGTGAAGGGCTCGGGCTGGGACATGGCGGTGATCGAGCCGCCAGGGCTGCCCGCCGTGCGGCTGAAGCCGCTGCAGGCGTTGATCGACCTCAAGGCGCTGACCGATGAGGACATGGTCAACGTGCAGCGTTGCAACCTGCTGGATTCGACCTCGCCGAATCCTTCGGTGGAAACCCTGTTCCATGCCTTCCTGCCGCACAAGTTCATCGACCATACCCATGCCGACGCGGTGCTGGCGCTGACCGATCAGCCCGATGGCATCGAGCAGGCGAAGAAGCTCTACGGCAAGCGCATCGCCGTGGTGGAATATGAAATGCCGGGCTTCGGCCTGGCCAAGAAGGCGGCGGAAGCCTTCCGCAAGCAGCCCGATGCCGAGGGCCTGGTGCTGGTGAAGCATGGCATCTTCACCTGGGGCGAGACCGCCAAGCAGGCCTACGACCGCATGATCGAGTATGTCTCGATGGCCGAGGCGCGTCTGGCCAAGGGCAAGAAGACCGTGTTCGTCCAGGCCAAGCAGCCGAAGAAGATAGCGGCGCCCGAAGACGTAATGCCGATCCTGCGCGGCCTGCTGGCCCTGCCGGTCAATCCCGATGACGGCCAGTATGCCCGCTGGGTGTTTGATCGCCGCCAGAGCCCGGAAATCGATGCTTTCGTGAATGGCAAGGATGTGGCGCGCTACAGCCAGGCCGGCACGGTGACGCCGGACCATGTGATCCGCACCAAGCCCTGGCCGGTGATCCTGCCAGCACCCGAGGCCGGCAAGCTGGATGTATTCGCCGCCGAGGCCAAGAAAGCGGTCGATGGTTATATCGCCAAGTACAAGGCCTATTTCGAGCGCAACAATGCTGTGGCGCAGCCGAAGAAGATCATGCTCGATCCGATGCCGCGCGCCCTGCTGGTGCCGGGCCTCGGCCTGATCGGCGTCGGCAAGTCGCGCAAGGATGCCAGCATCGCCGCCGATATCGCGCAGACCGCCGTGGCGGTGATCACCCGCGCCGAGGCCATCGGCAAGTTCACCTCGATTTCCGAGCGCGACATCTTCGATGTCGAATACTGGTCGCTGGAGCAGGCCAAGCTCGGCAAGGGCGGTGAGAAGCCGTTGGCGCGGCAGGTTGTGGTTGTGACGGGCGGGGCAGGGGCCATCGGCGCCGCCACCGCCAAGGCCTTTGCGTCGGAAGGCGCCGAAGTGGCAGTGCTCGATCTCGATGGTGCCAAGGCCGCTGAGATCGCCAAGAAGCTCGGCGGTATCGGCCTTGCCTGCGATGTCACCAAGGAAGCCGACGTGCGCGCGGCCTTTGCCAAGGTGGCGGCGCATTTCGGCGGCGTCGATATCGTGGTGTCGAATGCCGGCAATGCCTGGGGCGGCAAGATCGGCGAAGTTTCCGACGCGCTGCTGCGCCAGAGTTTCGATCTCAATTTCTTCAGCCACCAGTATGTCGCCCAGGCGGCGGTGGCGATCATGCTGAAGCAGAAGACCGGCGGCTGCCTGTTGTTCAACGCCTCCAAGCAGGCGGTGAATCCGGGCCCGGATTTCGGCCCCTATGGCCTGCCCAAGGCTGCGACGCTGTTCCTCTCGCGCCAGTATGCGCTCGACTATGGCGCGGCTGGCATCCGCTCCAGCGCGGTGAATGCCGACCGCATCCGCTCAGGGCTGCTCACCGATGAGATGGTAGCGAAGCGTTCCAAGGCGCGCGGCGTGTCGGAGAAGGACTACATGTCCGGCAACCTGCTCGGCCGCGAGGTCAAGGCCGCCGATGTGGCCCAGGCCTTCGTGCAGCTAGCCGTGGCGCAGAAGACCACCGGCGGCGTCGCCGTGGTCGATGGCGGCAATATCGCGGCGGCGTTGCGGTAA